Proteins from one Thermosipho japonicus genomic window:
- a CDS encoding polysaccharide deacetylase family protein: MKKIVIFLLLFSFISFSNIVIFIYHRFDDGRYPTTNTWTNELEMHINLVKKLGYKIWTLKDLEDYVYGNKEEENAVIFTVDDGYVTTYTKAFPVFKKYNVPFSVFLYFGGVGISKEYLTWDMIKEMADWGVEFGHHSTTHEKFPLLRKKMDLESFKKYFEDDLIKGQKIWQEKMNTTLKYYAYPYGYYNQEMIEILKKHGFRLAFIQLSGPYNRQISPFEIPREALLEDWATESHVRYVLSRQPLILKEKPYFWKDGKLYVKAKLDPYYSNPVVYIREKGIVESTFKDGYLQAGPFEINNEVNSLMISVRGKNRKEYVRYYLIIK, encoded by the coding sequence GTTATATTTATATACCATCGTTTTGATGATGGAAGATACCCTACAACAAATACTTGGACCAACGAGCTTGAAATGCATATAAATCTTGTCAAGAAGCTTGGGTATAAAATTTGGACGCTTAAAGATTTAGAAGATTATGTATATGGAAACAAAGAAGAAGAAAATGCAGTTATATTCACTGTAGATGATGGATATGTTACCACATATACAAAGGCATTTCCTGTTTTTAAAAAATACAATGTCCCATTTTCTGTGTTTTTATATTTTGGAGGAGTAGGTATTTCAAAAGAATATTTAACATGGGATATGATAAAAGAAATGGCAGATTGGGGTGTTGAGTTTGGTCATCATTCAACGACCCACGAAAAATTTCCGCTATTACGTAAAAAGATGGATCTAGAAAGCTTTAAAAAATATTTTGAGGATGACTTAATAAAAGGTCAAAAAATTTGGCAAGAAAAAATGAATACAACTCTAAAGTATTATGCATATCCGTACGGGTACTATAACCAGGAAATGATTGAAATATTAAAAAAACATGGTTTTAGACTTGCGTTTATACAGCTTTCTGGTCCATACAACAGGCAAATTTCACCTTTTGAAATACCAAGAGAAGCGCTCCTTGAAGATTGGGCAACAGAGTCACATGTTCGGTACGTTTTAAGTAGACAGCCATTGATTTTAAAAGAAAAGCCATATTTTTGGAAGGATGGAAAACTTTATGTAAAGGCTAAATTGGATCCTTATTATTCAAATCCAGTCGTATACATTAGAGAAAAAGGAATTGTTGAAAGTACTTTCAAAGATGGATATCTTCAAGCTGGACCATTTGAAATAAATAATGAAGTAAATAGTTTAATGATAAGTGTAAGAGGAAAAAACAGAAAAGAATATGTAAGATACTATTTAATCATAAAGTAG